One stretch of Rathayibacter festucae DSM 15932 DNA includes these proteins:
- a CDS encoding glutamine synthetase III: MSGNTVRRDAIKDVEAYVPPAVVFDQTEAPGEIFGSNVFSTIVMRQRLPKSVFKSVMATIEHGAVLDPLVADAVASAMKDWALEKGATHYAHVFYPLTGLTAEKHDSFFEPVGDGSALAEFAGKTLVQGEPDASSFPNGGLRNTFEARGYTGWDVTSPAYVLENPNGNTLCIPTVFVSMTGEALDHKTPLLRSQQAMGEHAVRILKLFGHVAPKPVVSFCGPEQEYFLIDRHFFLARPDLLNAGRTLFGTKPPKGQEFDDHYFGAIPERVLGFMMDTERELFKLGIPAKTRHNEVAPGQFEIAPMFERGNIAADHQQLLMTTFKSVAKKHGMECLFHEKPFLGVNGSGKHVNFSLGNSELGSLLVPGDTPHENAQFLVFCAAVIRAVHRYGGLLRASVASASNDHRLGANEAPPAIISIFLGDQLADVFEQLAKGPATSSKGRGAMQIGVDTLPILPTDPGDRNRTSPFAFTGNRFEFRAPGSMQSVAGPMVTIATIMAESLDFAATELETAVAAGTDFDTAVQDLLTAIITEHGAVVFNGDGYADAWPIEAEKRGLANLRTTLDALPELITDSALELFEKYRVFNHREMHSRYEIGLEQYALSVGVEARLTLEMGTTSILPAAVRHQTEVALNVGALKAAGVEPDLAPLHEVSAPIADLRTALATLKDALAAEPGHTALAEAEHARAALIPAMAAVREAADTIEGLIADDLWPLPTYQEMLFIL, translated from the coding sequence ATGAGTGGGAACACGGTCCGCCGCGACGCGATCAAGGACGTCGAAGCCTACGTCCCGCCCGCGGTCGTCTTCGATCAGACCGAGGCGCCGGGCGAGATCTTCGGCTCGAACGTCTTCAGCACGATCGTGATGCGGCAGCGCCTGCCGAAGTCGGTCTTCAAGTCGGTCATGGCGACCATCGAGCACGGCGCCGTGCTCGACCCGCTGGTCGCCGACGCCGTCGCCTCGGCGATGAAGGACTGGGCCCTCGAGAAGGGCGCCACCCACTACGCGCACGTCTTCTACCCGCTCACCGGGCTCACCGCCGAGAAGCACGACAGCTTCTTCGAGCCGGTCGGCGACGGCTCCGCTCTGGCCGAGTTCGCCGGCAAGACCCTGGTCCAGGGCGAGCCCGACGCGTCGAGCTTCCCCAACGGCGGGCTCCGCAACACGTTCGAGGCCCGCGGCTACACCGGCTGGGACGTCACCAGCCCGGCCTACGTGCTCGAGAACCCGAACGGCAACACGCTCTGCATCCCGACGGTCTTCGTCTCGATGACCGGCGAGGCCCTCGACCACAAGACGCCGCTGCTGCGCTCGCAGCAGGCGATGGGCGAGCACGCCGTCCGCATCCTGAAGCTCTTCGGGCACGTCGCGCCCAAGCCCGTCGTCTCGTTCTGCGGACCGGAGCAGGAGTACTTCCTGATCGACCGGCACTTCTTCCTCGCCCGCCCCGACCTGCTGAACGCCGGTCGCACTCTCTTCGGCACCAAGCCGCCCAAGGGCCAGGAGTTCGACGACCACTACTTCGGCGCCATCCCGGAGCGCGTGCTCGGCTTCATGATGGACACCGAGCGCGAGCTGTTCAAGCTCGGCATCCCCGCGAAGACCCGCCACAACGAGGTCGCGCCGGGGCAGTTCGAGATCGCCCCGATGTTCGAGCGCGGCAACATCGCCGCCGACCACCAGCAGCTCCTGATGACCACGTTCAAGTCGGTCGCGAAGAAGCACGGGATGGAGTGCCTCTTCCACGAGAAGCCCTTCCTCGGGGTGAACGGCTCGGGCAAGCACGTCAACTTCTCGCTCGGCAACAGCGAGCTCGGCTCGCTCCTCGTCCCCGGCGACACCCCGCACGAGAACGCGCAGTTCCTGGTCTTCTGCGCCGCGGTCATCCGCGCGGTGCACCGCTACGGCGGGCTGCTGCGCGCCTCCGTCGCCTCCGCCTCGAACGACCACCGCCTCGGCGCCAACGAGGCCCCGCCCGCGATCATCTCGATCTTCCTCGGCGACCAGCTCGCGGACGTCTTCGAGCAGCTCGCGAAGGGCCCGGCGACCTCGTCCAAGGGGCGCGGCGCGATGCAGATCGGCGTCGACACCCTGCCGATCCTCCCGACCGACCCGGGCGACCGCAACCGCACCAGCCCGTTCGCCTTCACCGGCAACCGCTTCGAGTTCCGCGCGCCGGGCTCGATGCAGTCGGTCGCCGGCCCGATGGTGACGATCGCCACGATCATGGCGGAGTCGCTCGACTTCGCGGCGACCGAGCTCGAGACCGCGGTCGCCGCCGGCACCGACTTCGACACCGCGGTGCAGGACCTCCTGACCGCGATCATCACCGAGCACGGCGCGGTCGTCTTCAACGGCGACGGCTACGCGGACGCCTGGCCGATCGAGGCCGAGAAGCGCGGGCTCGCCAACCTGCGCACGACGCTCGACGCCCTGCCCGAGCTGATCACCGACTCCGCCCTCGAGCTCTTCGAGAAGTACAGGGTCTTCAACCACCGCGAGATGCACAGCCGCTACGAGATCGGCCTCGAGCAGTACGCGCTCTCGGTCGGTGTCGAGGCGCGGTTGACGCTCGAGATGGGCACGACCTCGATCCTGCCGGCCGCCGTGCGGCACCAGACCGAGGTCGCGCTGAACGTCGGCGCGCTCAAGGCCGCCGGAGTCGAGCCGGATCTCGCGCCGCTGCACGAAGTCAGCGCGCCGATCGCCGACCTGCGCACGGCGCTCGCCACCCTGAAGGACGCGCTCGCGGCGGAGCCGGGCCACACGGCGCTCGCCGAGGCGGAGCACGCCCGCGCCGCGCTGATCCCGGCGATGGCGGCGGTCCGCGAGGCGGCCGACACCATCGAGGGGCTCATCGCCGACGACCTGTGGCCGCTGCCGACCTACCAGGAGATGCTCTTCATCCTGTAG
- a CDS encoding MerR family transcriptional regulator — protein sequence MTDERSTELTAEEVEATMRIGELADRSSLSLRTIRHYDEVGLLRPSGRTEGGFRLYTERDFDRLLLIRRMKPLGYTLDAMTELLRVVDSLEQAETPEETAAIRAQLAAFEEEASLRRAKLQDQLAMADEFLALLRAR from the coding sequence ATGACGGACGAGCGCAGCACCGAGCTGACGGCCGAGGAGGTCGAGGCGACCATGCGCATCGGCGAGCTCGCCGACCGGTCGTCGCTGTCGCTGCGGACGATCCGGCACTACGACGAGGTCGGGCTGCTCCGGCCGAGCGGCCGCACCGAGGGCGGGTTCCGCCTCTACACCGAGCGCGACTTCGACCGCCTGCTGCTCATCCGCCGGATGAAGCCGCTCGGCTACACGCTCGACGCGATGACCGAGCTGCTGCGCGTCGTCGACAGCCTGGAGCAGGCGGAGACCCCGGAGGAGACCGCCGCGATCCGCGCGCAACTGGCCGCCTTCGAGGAGGAGGCGTCGCTCCGCCGCGCGAAGCTGCAGGACCAGCTGGCGATGGCCGACGAGTTCCTCGCCCTGCTCCGCGCGCGCTGA
- a CDS encoding SulP family inorganic anion transporter, producing the protein MPGPRPAVANRAITVLDALRSPRQLSREVLAGMVTTLALVPEVISFSVVAGVDPMVSLVASIVLALTMSILGGRPGVITAAAGSVALVIAPLVSEHGVEYVLPTVILAAVIQIVFGFAGLARLMRFIPRSVMIGFVNALGILIFLAQVPHVIDVPWIAYALFAATLLIIFVLPRFTTAVPAPLVAIVVVTAVVILANLAVPDVADEGPLTGQLPGITPFLVPLDLATLQLILPTALSVAFVGLMETLLTAKLVDEMTGTPSHKGRESWALGVSNLLAGFYGGIAGCAMIGQTVLNVKTGGARTRLSTIVAGVFLLALVTGLSSVMGRIPMVALAAVMMIVAISTVDWHSLRPSTLRRMPVPETLVMVVTVAVVVATDNLALGVLVGVILAMILFARRVAHVIAVERALADDGASVRYTVTGPLFFGSSNDLVDRFAYSDDPAAVVIDLGRAQIWDASTVAALDSIETKYRDHGATVTIEGLDERSTGFHRRLTGRLGS; encoded by the coding sequence CTGCCCGGGCCCCGCCCCGCCGTCGCGAACCGCGCGATCACCGTCCTCGACGCCCTCCGCTCGCCGCGCCAGCTCTCCCGCGAGGTGCTCGCCGGCATGGTGACGACCCTCGCGCTCGTGCCCGAGGTGATCTCCTTCTCGGTCGTCGCGGGAGTGGACCCGATGGTGAGCCTCGTCGCCTCGATCGTCCTCGCGCTGACCATGTCGATCCTCGGCGGGCGCCCCGGCGTGATCACCGCGGCCGCCGGCTCCGTCGCGCTGGTCATCGCGCCGCTCGTCTCGGAGCACGGCGTCGAGTACGTGCTGCCGACGGTGATCCTCGCCGCGGTCATCCAGATCGTCTTCGGCTTCGCCGGCCTCGCCCGGCTGATGCGGTTCATCCCGCGCTCGGTGATGATCGGCTTCGTCAACGCGCTCGGGATCCTGATCTTCCTGGCGCAGGTGCCGCACGTCATCGACGTCCCGTGGATCGCCTACGCGCTCTTCGCCGCGACCCTGCTGATCATCTTCGTGCTGCCCCGCTTCACCACCGCGGTGCCGGCTCCGCTCGTCGCGATCGTCGTCGTGACGGCCGTCGTCATCCTCGCGAACCTGGCCGTCCCGGACGTCGCCGACGAGGGACCGCTGACCGGGCAGCTGCCCGGCATCACGCCGTTCCTGGTGCCGCTGGACCTCGCGACGCTGCAGCTGATCCTGCCGACCGCGCTCAGCGTCGCCTTCGTCGGCCTGATGGAGACGCTGCTCACCGCCAAGCTCGTCGACGAGATGACCGGCACCCCCTCGCACAAGGGCCGCGAGTCCTGGGCGCTCGGCGTCTCGAACCTGCTCGCCGGCTTCTACGGCGGCATCGCCGGCTGCGCGATGATCGGCCAGACCGTGCTCAACGTGAAGACCGGCGGCGCGCGCACCCGCCTGTCGACGATCGTCGCCGGCGTCTTCCTGCTCGCGCTGGTCACCGGGCTCAGCTCGGTGATGGGCCGCATCCCGATGGTGGCGCTCGCCGCGGTGATGATGATCGTCGCGATCAGCACCGTCGACTGGCACAGCCTCCGCCCCTCGACCCTGCGCCGGATGCCCGTGCCCGAGACGCTCGTGATGGTCGTCACCGTCGCGGTCGTCGTCGCGACCGACAACCTCGCGCTCGGCGTGCTGGTCGGCGTGATCCTGGCGATGATCCTCTTCGCCCGCCGCGTCGCCCACGTCATCGCGGTCGAGCGCGCCCTCGCCGACGACGGCGCGTCCGTCCGCTACACCGTGACCGGCCCGCTCTTCTTCGGCAGCAGCAACGACCTCGTCGACCGCTTCGCCTACTCCGACGACCCGGCCGCCGTCGTCATCGACCTCGGCCGCGCCCAGATCTGGGACGCCTCCACCGTCGCCGCCCTCGACTCCATCGAGACGAAGTACCGCGACCACGGCGCCACCGTCACCATCGAGGGCCTCGACGAGCGCAGCACCGGCTTCCACCGCCGCCTGACGGGCCGCCTCGGCAGCTGA
- a CDS encoding SRPBCC family protein — translation MTDDAQGFTLTRLFDATPQEIWSAWTDPDEIAQWWHPRGLTTPRESVEVDLKVGGRYAYTMVSTASEETYPTGGVYREITAPEKLVFTWGEPGDADAPVVTVSIRSAGELTRLTFELAGVDGEQGDDSFYDGWDQAIDALADHLDPAASVAG, via the coding sequence ATGACCGACGACGCTCAGGGCTTCACCCTCACCCGGCTGTTCGACGCGACGCCCCAGGAGATCTGGAGCGCGTGGACCGATCCCGACGAGATCGCCCAGTGGTGGCACCCGCGCGGGCTGACCACTCCGCGCGAGTCGGTCGAGGTGGACTTGAAGGTCGGCGGCCGCTACGCCTACACGATGGTCTCGACCGCGAGCGAGGAGACCTACCCGACCGGCGGCGTCTACCGCGAGATCACGGCCCCCGAGAAGCTCGTCTTCACCTGGGGCGAGCCCGGCGACGCGGACGCGCCCGTCGTGACCGTGTCGATCCGCTCGGCCGGCGAGCTGACCCGGCTGACGTTCGAGCTGGCCGGCGTCGACGGCGAGCAGGGCGACGACTCGTTCTACGACGGCTGGGACCAGGCGATCGACGCGCTGGCCGACCACCTCGATCCCGCCGCCTCCGTCGCGGGCTGA
- a CDS encoding DUF2188 domain-containing protein — MSAHTSRSGDRIAAIETYADDAGWHNRIAGAAVPLTRHDSREEAERLGAEMARQRGGGHRVLA, encoded by the coding sequence TTGAGCGCGCACACCAGCAGGAGCGGCGACCGCATCGCCGCGATCGAGACCTACGCCGACGACGCCGGCTGGCACAACCGCATCGCGGGCGCCGCCGTCCCGCTCACCCGCCACGACTCCCGCGAGGAGGCGGAGCGTCTCGGCGCCGAGATGGCGCGCCAGCGCGGCGGCGGCCACCGGGTCCTCGCGTGA
- a CDS encoding APC family permease gives MSLRRRITGPLLYFFILGDVLGAGIYALMGTLSAEVGGAVWLPLLVALGLALLTAGSYAELVTKYPKAGGAAVFAQRAFRRPIVSFLVGFAMLAAGVTSAAGLSLAFAGDYLGTFLDVPAVPTAMVFLVLVACLNARGVAESLLSNTVMTVIEVGGLLIVIVCVALMVASGGGDLGRTVELSSEQAPVLAVLGAAIIAYYSFVGFETSANIAEELRDPSRIYPRALFGALITAGGVYLLVGLASSIAVPADELAGSSAPLLDVVTASGAGVPAWLFSVIALIAVANGALLTMIMASRVTYGMAKEGLLPGVLGRVLPKRRTPWVAIAVTTVAAALLTLVGDLATLAQTVVLLLLLVFISTNVSVLVLRRDRVEHEHFRVWTAIPVLGVASCVLLLSQQEPTVWLSAGALLVVGVLLHLITRRRSARTDA, from the coding sequence ATGTCGCTCCGGCGCCGCATCACCGGTCCGCTGCTCTACTTCTTCATCCTCGGCGACGTCCTCGGCGCCGGGATCTACGCGCTGATGGGCACCCTGTCGGCGGAGGTCGGCGGCGCGGTCTGGCTGCCGCTGCTGGTCGCCCTCGGCCTGGCGCTGCTGACCGCGGGCTCCTACGCCGAGCTGGTCACCAAGTACCCGAAGGCGGGCGGCGCGGCCGTCTTCGCCCAGCGGGCCTTCCGCCGCCCGATCGTCTCGTTCCTCGTCGGCTTCGCGATGCTCGCGGCCGGAGTCACCAGCGCCGCCGGCCTCTCGCTCGCCTTCGCCGGCGACTACCTCGGCACCTTCCTCGACGTGCCGGCCGTGCCGACGGCGATGGTCTTCCTCGTGCTCGTCGCCTGCCTCAACGCCCGCGGGGTGGCGGAGTCGCTGCTCAGCAACACGGTGATGACCGTGATCGAGGTCGGCGGCCTGCTGATCGTCATCGTCTGCGTCGCGCTGATGGTCGCGTCCGGCGGCGGCGACCTCGGCCGCACCGTCGAGCTGAGCTCCGAGCAGGCGCCGGTGCTGGCCGTGCTCGGCGCCGCGATCATCGCCTACTACTCCTTCGTCGGCTTCGAGACCTCGGCCAACATCGCCGAGGAGCTGCGCGACCCGAGCCGGATCTACCCGCGCGCGCTCTTCGGCGCGCTGATCACGGCCGGCGGCGTCTACCTGCTGGTCGGCCTGGCCAGCTCGATCGCCGTGCCCGCCGACGAGCTGGCCGGCTCCTCGGCCCCGCTGCTCGACGTCGTGACCGCGAGCGGCGCCGGTGTCCCGGCCTGGCTGTTCAGCGTCATCGCGCTGATCGCGGTGGCGAACGGCGCGCTGCTGACGATGATCATGGCCAGCCGCGTCACCTACGGGATGGCGAAGGAGGGGCTGCTGCCGGGCGTGCTCGGGCGGGTGCTGCCGAAGCGGCGGACGCCGTGGGTCGCGATCGCCGTCACGACCGTCGCCGCCGCGCTGCTGACCCTCGTCGGCGACCTCGCGACGCTCGCGCAGACCGTGGTGCTGCTCCTGCTGCTGGTGTTCATCAGCACGAACGTGTCGGTGCTGGTCCTGCGGCGCGACCGCGTCGAGCACGAGCACTTCCGGGTCTGGACCGCGATCCCGGTGCTGGGCGTCGCCTCCTGCGTCCTCCTGCTCAGCCAGCAGGAGCCGACGGTCTGGCTCTCCGCCGGGGCCCTGCTCGTCGTCGGCGTGCTGCTGCACCTGATCACCCGCCGCCGGAGCGCCCGCACGGACGCGTGA
- a CDS encoding DMT family transporter, whose amino-acid sequence MSWIVLIVSGVLEAVWATALGKSEGFTRLWPSVIFGVGVVASLSGLAYAMRDLPTGTAYAVWVGIGASLTVLYGMFFGGEGFSLVRTLLVLGIVGCVIGLKLLH is encoded by the coding sequence GTGTCCTGGATCGTCCTGATCGTCTCCGGTGTCCTCGAGGCCGTGTGGGCCACCGCCCTCGGCAAGTCGGAGGGGTTCACCCGCCTCTGGCCGTCCGTGATCTTCGGAGTCGGCGTCGTCGCCAGCCTGTCCGGGCTGGCCTACGCGATGCGCGACCTGCCCACCGGCACGGCCTATGCGGTCTGGGTCGGGATCGGCGCCTCGCTGACCGTGCTCTACGGCATGTTCTTCGGCGGCGAGGGCTTCTCGCTCGTCCGCACGCTGCTGGTCCTCGGGATCGTCGGCTGCGTGATCGGGCTGAAGCTGTTGCACTGA
- a CDS encoding OsmC family peroxiredoxin — protein sequence MPTRSARTAWNGSLETGEGQVELSSSKLGTYDVSFPKRAADDANGSTSPEELLGAAHSACYAMQFSAVLGQAGGTVEALDVRADVSLGPDSAGGFKLTKIALVVSGEVSGIDEAAFLKAAEDAKNTCPVSKALTGVEITLDATFEG from the coding sequence ATGCCCACTCGTTCTGCACGCACCGCCTGGAACGGCTCGCTCGAGACCGGCGAGGGCCAGGTCGAGCTCTCGAGCTCGAAGCTCGGCACCTACGACGTCTCGTTCCCCAAGCGCGCGGCCGACGACGCCAACGGCTCGACCAGCCCCGAGGAGCTCCTCGGCGCCGCGCACTCCGCCTGCTACGCCATGCAGTTCTCGGCCGTCCTCGGCCAGGCCGGCGGCACCGTCGAGGCGCTCGACGTCCGCGCCGACGTCTCCCTCGGCCCGGACTCGGCCGGCGGCTTCAAGCTGACCAAGATCGCCCTCGTCGTCAGCGGCGAGGTCTCCGGCATCGACGAGGCCGCGTTCCTCAAGGCCGCCGAGGACGCGAAGAACACCTGCCCCGTCAGCAAGGCGCTCACCGGAGTCGAGATCACCCTCGACGCCACCTTCGAGGGCTGA
- a CDS encoding LLM class flavin-dependent oxidoreductase — MTRQIRFNAFDMNCVAHQSSGMWRHPQDQSWRYKDLSYWTDLAKLLERGTFDGIFIADVLGTYDVYGGSNEAAIRHGAQVPVNDPILLVSAMAAATEHLGFGITAGTAYEHPYPFARRMSTLDHLTKGRVGWNVVTGYLPSAARNMGHEDQLEHDDRYDVADEYLEVLYKLWEGSWEDDAVIRDRESGVFTDPAKVHEIGHRGKNFTVPGIHLSEPSLQRTPVIYQAGASPRGIRFAAGNAEAIFVASSTKAGLKATVSRIRDALEAAGRDRHSAKIYTLLTIITDETSEKAHAKHRDYLSYASEEGALVFMSGWMGIDLSQYDLDEPIGNVKSNAIQSTVANFQEANEDGSEWKVRDIAKLGAIGGLGPFIVGSPSEVADHLQEWVEDTDVDGFNLAYAITPGTFEDVVEFIVPELRRRGAYPDEYVEGTLRQKLHGRGDRLPEEHLGAGFRYRADA; from the coding sequence ATGACTCGTCAGATCCGCTTCAACGCCTTCGACATGAACTGCGTCGCCCACCAGTCCTCGGGCATGTGGCGCCACCCTCAGGACCAGTCCTGGCGCTACAAGGACCTCTCCTACTGGACCGATCTGGCGAAGCTGCTCGAGCGGGGAACCTTCGACGGCATCTTCATCGCCGACGTCCTCGGCACCTACGACGTCTACGGCGGCTCGAACGAGGCCGCGATCCGGCACGGCGCGCAGGTCCCGGTGAACGACCCGATCCTGCTCGTCTCGGCGATGGCCGCCGCGACCGAGCACCTCGGCTTCGGCATCACGGCCGGCACCGCCTACGAGCACCCTTACCCGTTCGCGCGCCGCATGTCGACGCTCGACCACCTGACCAAGGGCCGCGTGGGCTGGAACGTCGTCACCGGCTACCTCCCCAGCGCCGCGCGCAACATGGGCCACGAGGACCAGCTCGAGCACGACGACCGCTACGACGTCGCCGACGAGTACCTCGAGGTCCTCTACAAGCTGTGGGAGGGCTCCTGGGAGGACGACGCCGTGATCCGCGACCGCGAGTCCGGCGTGTTCACCGACCCGGCGAAGGTGCACGAGATCGGCCACCGCGGCAAGAACTTCACCGTCCCCGGCATCCACCTCTCGGAGCCGTCGCTGCAGCGCACCCCCGTCATCTACCAGGCGGGCGCCTCGCCGCGCGGGATCCGCTTCGCGGCGGGCAACGCGGAGGCGATCTTCGTCGCGTCCTCGACCAAGGCGGGCCTCAAGGCCACCGTCTCGCGGATCCGCGACGCGCTCGAGGCGGCCGGCCGCGACCGCCACTCCGCGAAGATCTACACGCTGCTGACGATCATCACCGACGAGACCAGCGAGAAGGCGCACGCGAAGCACCGCGACTACCTCTCCTACGCGAGCGAGGAGGGCGCGCTGGTCTTCATGTCGGGCTGGATGGGCATCGACCTCTCGCAGTACGACCTCGACGAGCCGATCGGCAACGTGAAGAGCAACGCGATCCAGTCGACCGTCGCCAACTTCCAGGAGGCGAACGAGGACGGCAGCGAGTGGAAGGTCCGCGACATCGCCAAGCTCGGCGCGATCGGCGGCCTCGGCCCGTTCATCGTCGGCTCGCCCTCCGAGGTGGCCGACCACCTGCAGGAGTGGGTCGAGGACACCGACGTCGACGGCTTCAACCTCGCCTACGCGATCACCCCGGGCACCTTCGAGGACGTCGTCGAGTTCATCGTGCCGGAGCTCCGCCGCCGCGGCGCCTACCCCGACGAGTACGTCGAGGGTACCCTCCGCCAGAAGCTGCACGGCCGCGGCGACCGCCTGCCCGAGGAGCACCTCGGCGCCGGGTTCCGCTACCGCGCGGACGCCTGA
- a CDS encoding Fic family protein produces MTSEWPAHEYETRPWRQTVRAGTRADRMLSEVVVALPPLIAECSWEPPPASRPALDDARHAVIALDAEYGNRLGVLGRLLLRTEAVSSSKIEDEEASLEDYARATVGIRANSSATSMVAAADAMTGMVDAAGRTGLIDEAAILTAHRVLMADDPVDARYAGAYRPMQNWIGGSDHSPRGAVHVPPPPETVPALMADLIRFSNRSDLDPIVQAAIAHAQFESIHPFTDGNGRIGRALITAILRRRGLTRTTVVPVASALVADRERYFELVNDCRDGALAPFVDELARACAVAAPESARTAAVLEALPAAWRAAVRPRAGSAAALLLDGLLDHPIVTTARAVELTGRAPSSVGAAIGQLVAVGVLTPLTDRKRDQAWVAVDVLDELADLEDRIGAAMLDAQSG; encoded by the coding sequence ATGACGTCCGAGTGGCCGGCGCACGAGTACGAAACGCGGCCCTGGCGACAGACCGTCCGGGCCGGCACGCGCGCCGACCGGATGCTCAGCGAAGTCGTGGTCGCCCTGCCGCCGCTGATCGCGGAGTGCTCCTGGGAGCCGCCGCCCGCCTCCCGGCCGGCGCTCGACGACGCGCGACACGCGGTCATCGCCCTGGACGCCGAGTACGGGAACCGACTGGGCGTGCTCGGTCGGCTCCTGCTCCGGACCGAAGCCGTCTCCTCCTCCAAGATCGAAGACGAGGAGGCGAGTCTGGAGGATTACGCCCGTGCCACCGTCGGTATCCGGGCGAACTCCAGCGCGACGTCGATGGTGGCGGCGGCCGACGCGATGACGGGCATGGTCGACGCCGCCGGCCGGACCGGCCTGATCGACGAGGCCGCGATCCTCACGGCGCACCGGGTCCTGATGGCCGACGACCCGGTGGACGCCCGGTACGCCGGGGCCTACCGGCCGATGCAGAACTGGATCGGCGGCAGCGACCACTCCCCGCGGGGCGCGGTTCACGTCCCCCCGCCGCCCGAGACGGTCCCGGCGCTGATGGCCGACCTGATCCGGTTCTCGAATCGGAGCGACCTCGACCCGATCGTGCAGGCCGCGATCGCGCACGCGCAGTTCGAGTCGATCCACCCCTTCACCGACGGCAACGGGCGCATCGGCCGCGCGCTGATCACCGCGATCCTCCGCCGTCGCGGGCTGACGAGGACCACGGTCGTCCCCGTGGCGTCGGCGCTGGTCGCGGATCGCGAGCGCTACTTCGAGCTGGTGAACGACTGCCGGGACGGCGCGCTCGCGCCCTTCGTCGACGAGCTCGCGCGGGCCTGCGCGGTCGCGGCGCCGGAATCGGCCCGGACGGCCGCCGTCCTCGAGGCGCTCCCGGCCGCGTGGCGGGCCGCCGTCCGGCCGCGCGCGGGGAGTGCGGCGGCGCTCCTCCTCGACGGGCTCCTCGACCACCCGATCGTCACGACCGCCCGCGCGGTCGAGCTGACCGGACGGGCGCCCTCGAGCGTCGGCGCGGCGATCGGGCAGCTCGTCGCCGTCGGGGTGCTCACCCCGCTGACCGACCGGAAGCGGGACCAGGCCTGGGTGGCCGTCGACGTCCTCGACGAGCTGGCCGACCTGGAGGACCGCATCGGTGCGGCGATGCTCGACGCGCAGTCGGGCTGA
- a CDS encoding acetylxylan esterase yields the protein MPQFDLPLELLEQYQPDLPEPEGFADFWRETIAEARGLATEPVFEPVDAGFPLLETFDVTFSGFGGHPIRGWLILPRGVEGPLPALVTYIGYGGGRGLVDEWTAMSAAGYAHLVMDTRGQGSGHRGGDTPDPVGSGPHVSGFMTQGIESPADHFYRRVFTDAVRALDVLRAHPAVDPARVAISGGSQGGGICLAVAGVLGLLGESESARAAIIDVPFLSHIGHAVRIVETMPYGEVVRYLRTHRGSESFVFDTLSYFDGTSFAPHAEVPAMFSVALLDEICPPSTVYASYNRYAGPREIRVYPFNGHEGGEVFQIREHVRFLARELA from the coding sequence ATGCCGCAGTTCGACCTCCCGCTCGAGCTCCTCGAGCAGTACCAGCCCGACCTGCCGGAGCCCGAGGGCTTCGCGGACTTCTGGCGCGAGACCATCGCCGAGGCCCGCGGCCTCGCGACCGAGCCCGTCTTCGAGCCCGTCGACGCCGGCTTCCCGCTCCTGGAGACCTTCGACGTCACCTTCTCCGGCTTCGGCGGCCACCCGATCCGCGGCTGGCTGATCCTCCCCCGCGGCGTCGAGGGGCCCCTCCCCGCGCTGGTCACCTACATCGGCTACGGCGGCGGCCGCGGCCTGGTCGACGAGTGGACCGCGATGAGCGCCGCCGGCTACGCGCACCTGGTGATGGACACCCGCGGCCAGGGCTCCGGCCACCGCGGCGGCGACACCCCCGACCCGGTCGGCAGCGGCCCGCACGTCAGCGGCTTCATGACCCAGGGCATCGAGTCCCCCGCGGACCACTTCTACCGCCGCGTCTTCACCGACGCGGTCCGCGCGCTCGACGTGCTGCGGGCCCACCCCGCCGTCGATCCGGCGCGCGTCGCGATCTCGGGCGGCAGCCAGGGCGGCGGCATCTGCCTCGCCGTCGCCGGCGTCCTGGGCCTGCTCGGCGAATCGGAGTCGGCGCGCGCCGCGATCATCGACGTCCCGTTCCTCAGCCACATCGGCCACGCCGTGCGGATCGTGGAGACCATGCCCTACGGCGAGGTCGTGCGCTACCTGCGCACCCACCGCGGCTCGGAGTCGTTCGTCTTCGACACGCTGTCCTACTTCGACGGCACCTCCTTCGCCCCGCACGCCGAGGTCCCGGCGATGTTCTCCGTCGCCCTGCTCGACGAGATCTGCCCGCCCTCCACCGTCTACGCCTCCTACAACCGCTACGCCGGCCCGCGCGAGATCCGGGTCTACCCGTTCAACGGCCACGAGGGCGGCGAGGTGTTCCAGATCCGCGAGCACGTGCGCTTCCTGGCCCGCGAGCTGGCGTAG